A region of Drosophila mauritiana strain mau12 chromosome 3L, ASM438214v1, whole genome shotgun sequence DNA encodes the following proteins:
- the LOC117140263 gene encoding protein ECT2 isoform X1: protein MLHLPLVQFNFGSHLGKKSNKVVTVQRQSASYFTYAADEELKQAKLRQAALCQVYEDFTEMSITTLPTRICLVGGVGQDADTLQAAESFGLPIVTSDTGLDILGESSDWRTFYVLDDFEGASFEAIHKQKECILGPPALKYAAEMKQTLGQNSRPIYNYAMRGVVTCFTGIRKKDELTKLVNLIHSMGGCIKKDLNTKTTHLICNHSGGEKYQYAKTFRLTVVRPAWVFAAWADRNSLEFDATQENFTKTHRLKAFEGQKICFFGFPVEEHQHMVDVLLENGGVCAELDDPECSHVVMPNTGAVFTSTSTSTDTNPSTLINPPESQIPGSSSASQAGEEEQRKAEQAEIKKIDYSHAETDNGMRLDIDQEQKEKQGIEDEDDIHFDERLFVEAADIINHREDQLPESDEEDQEEEQKPKVEEVLKEQEVEEDVQASTPKSSKIRTSLKAATPLSSPEMDGIALDFEGTTQNISPILKAIDECDLETDDLPPSENDLKRKRESFDNVSLMSVDSFALPASTKKPKLIRTGSISRTLRRSVSFVAEPLMKTLRPRRSSVADASSFIGSEAADNSICSLASSINLTLNDSIRKPVKEKLRSFCGRITRSSSRRHDRGVEGTPECTTLLDSGFKTPKAPKLRSTATPKTAKRLFGPVSGVVSALTLTNPSTPTPNPNPNTNCTATLDVNDASTHTFAFCAAAVMPAMPSSSSSSPILSTSIAVHSSVQVIKTPEESTTRRHSPAPIEEPMAMVVDEHTTLTKPEPKNNHTHILKSDWFWYTIQNGYANEMDYLFGDYLDSITNTPNTDRRDSLPISFNKRKRKRFSQRIQLEGTPLGSGKRRSSVSDAGLLSVSNSLFDCTTSPDKLESDKLLHAEPEASDATPAKKSMRFNHFMDFYTTESNYVGILDTILNLFKNKLEELAETNDPLLNKSEIKTIFGNFLPIHEVHQSMLEHLRKLHANWREDCLIGDIIIQHRDELIKAYPPYVNFFEQMKEQLQYCDREYPRFHAFLKINQTKPECGRQGLQDLMIRPVQRLPSISLLLNDILKHTTSGNADHGRLEEALKAIKQVTLHINEDKRRTESRMAIFDIFNDIEGCPAHLVSSNRSFILKCEVNELSDSLSGRGDSLVLYLFSDSIELCKRRSKGFNTAKSPSTAKTHKHLKLISLNTIRLVIDISDSPRAFGLLLRGDKEKLYTFTISDEETDKSVYVKKLCNQIAAHTCRTDADKLLICRTSQELEVDISDVNVSTLSKAFKLAAKTRLKVGRAFSFNKTPNKLKRAVSTMMTSPFGSTNSLTPASQLAQMRLASCTNINEVDDEDCASMRSSSPSTQSEMLVVPPLSVQPTRKNKAVVGRI, encoded by the exons AGATGTCCATAACAACGCTGCCCACGCGCATCTGCCTGGTGGGAGGCGTCGGCCAGGACGCGGACACGCTGCAGGCAGCCGAATCCTTTGGCCTGCCCATCGTTACGTCGGACACGGGTCTGGACATCCTCGGGGAGTCGTCGGACTGGCGAACGTTCTACGTGCTGGACGACTTCGAGGGTGCCAGCTTCGAGGCGATACACAAGCAAAAGGAATG CATTCTGGGACCGCCGGCTTTGAAGTACGCGGCCGAGATGAAACAGACACTGGGCCAGAACTCGCGGCCCATTTACAATTACGCGATGCGCGGCGTGGTCACTTGTTTTACGGGCATACGCAAGAAGGATGAGCTG acGAAGCTGGTTAATCTCATTCACTCGATGGGCGGCTGCATCAAGAAGGACCTGAACACGAAGACCACGCATTTGATTTGCAACCACAGTGGCGGCGAAAAGTACCA gtacGCCAAAACCTTTCGGTTGACCGTGGTTCGTCCTGCTTGGGTGTTTGCCGCTTGGGCGGATCGTAATTCGCTGGAGTTCGATGCCACGCAAGAGAACTTCACCAAGACGCATCGCCTGAAGGCATTCGAGGGTCAAAAGATTTGCTTCTTTGGATTCCCTGTGGAGGAGCATCAGCATATGGTGGATGTGCTTTTAGAAAACGGAGGCGTTTGTGCCGAGCTCGATGATCCGGAGTGCTCTCATGTC GTGATGCCCAATACGGGCGCAGTATTTACAAGCACTAGCACTAGCACAGATACTAACCCAAGCACCCTAATTAACCCACCCGAATCCCAAATCCCAGGCAGTAGTAGTGCTTCGCAGGCGGGCGAAGAAGAGCAGCGAAAGGCTGAGCAGGCGGAAATCAAAAAGATCGATTACTCACACGCCGAAACGGACAATGGAATGAGATTGGACATTGACCAGGAGCAAAAAGAGAAGCAAGGCATTGAAGACGAAGATGACATACACTTTGACGAGCGCCTGTTTGTGGAGGCGGCCGATATTATAAACCACAGAGAGGACCAATTGCCTGAATCAGATGAAGAAGaccaggaggaggagcagaaACCCAAGGTCGAGGAGGTTCTAAAAGAACAGGAAGTTGAGGAGGATGTGCAAGCCAGCACGCCAAAGAGTAGTAAAATAAGAACTAGCTTAAAGGCTGCCACGCCTCTTAGCTCACCCGAAATGGATGGCATTGCTTTGGACTTCGAGGGCACCACCCAGAACATTTCACCCATTTTAAAAGCTATTGACGAGTGTGACTTAGAGACAGATGATCTGCCGCCTTCGGAGAATGATCTAAAGCGCAAGAGGGAAAGCTTCGACAATGTGTCGCTGATGTCAGTGGATTCCTTTGCCCTGCCGGCGAGCACGAAAAAACCCAAACTCATACGCACAGGATCAATTTCGAGGACTCTTCGGCGATCTGTTAGCTTTGTTGCCGAACCATTGATGAAAACCTTAAGACCGCGCAGGAGTTCAGTGGCGGACGCATCCAGTTTCATTGGAAGCGAGGCAGCCGATAATTCAATTTGCTCACTAGCCTCCTCAATAAATTTAACCCTAAATGACTCCATCAGAAAGCCAGTCAAGGAGAAGCTGCGCAGCTTTTGCGGCAGGATCACAAGAAGCAGCAGTCGCAGGCATGACAGAGGTGTCGAGGGCACTCCGGAATGTACCACCCTTTTGGACAGTGGCTTCAAGACGCCAAAAGCACCCAAGCTCAGATCTACGGCCACGCCCAAAACAGCCAAGCGACTCTTCGGCCCCGTCTCCGGTGTTGTTTCCGCATTGACCCTTACTAACCCATCCACACCCACCCCGAATCCTAATCCGAATACGAATTGCACCGCCACTTTGGATGTCAACGATGCCTCCACCCACACATTCGCTTTCTGTGCTGCTGCCGTTATGCCTGCaatgccatcatcatcatcgtcatctcCCATACTATCGACTTCGATTGCTGTACATAGCTCGGTGCAAGTAATTAAGACTCCCGAAGAGTCGACAACGAGGCGTCACAGCCCCGCGCCCATAGAAGAACCCATGGCAATG GTGGTTGACGAGCACACGACATTGACAAAGCCGGAGCCGAAGAATAATCACACGCATATCCTGAAATCAGACTGGTTCTGGTATACCATACAGAATGGCTATGCCAATGAGATGGACTATCTGTTTGGCGAC TATTTGGATAGCATCACGAATACACCGAACACAGATCGTCGGGATTCCTTACCCATTAGCTTTAACAAAAGGAAACGCAAGCGTTTTTCGCAACGCATCCAGCTGGAGGGTACTCCGTTGGGTTCCGGAAAACGACGATCCTCCGTTTCGGATGCCGGTCTACTGTCCGTATCAAATAGTTTGTTCGATTGCACCACCAGTCCGGATAAACTGGAGTCGGATAAGCTGCTGCATGCCGAGCCGGAGGCGAGTGATGCCACTCCAGCCAAGAAATCGATGCGCTTTAATCACTTTATGGACTTTTATACCACAGAGTCCAACTACGTGGGCATATTGGACACCATACTGAAT CTTTTTAAAAACAAGTTGGAAGAGTTGGCCGAAACCAATGATCCGCTGCTCAATAAGTCGGAGATCAAGACGATCTTTGGCAACTTCCTGCCTATCCACGAGGTACACCAAAGCATGCTGGAGCATCTGCGCAAGTTGCACGCTAACTGGCGGGAGGATTGTCTTATTGGAGACATAATCATTCAACATCGCGACGAGCTGATAAAGGCGTATCCACCATACGTCAACTTCTTCGAGCAGATGAAGGAGCAATTGCAGTACTGCGATCGGGAATATCCGCGTTTCCACGCCTTTCTGAAGATTAATCAAACGAAACCGGAGTGCGGACGCCAAGGTCTTCAGGATCTGATGATCCGTCCGGTTCAGCGACTGCCCAGTATCAGTCTGCTGCTAAATGATATCCTGAAACACACGACTAGTGGCAATGCGGATCACGGACGTTTGGAGGAGGCTCTGAAAGCCATCAAGCAGGTGACACTGCACATCAACGAGGACAAAAGGCGGACAGAATCGCGCATGGCCATCTTCGATATATTCAACGATATCGAAGGGTGTCCGGCGCATCTAGTGAGTTCCAACCGCAGCTTTATCCTAAAGTGTGAGGTGAACGAGCTCTCCGATTCGCTGAGCGGTCGTGGTGATAGCCTGGTCCTGTACCTGTTCTCCGATTCCATTGAGCTGTGCAAGCGGCGTTCTAAAGGATTCAACACTGCCAAGTCGCCaagcacggccaagacgcATAAGCATCTCAAACTGATATCCCTGAATACGATCCGGCTAGTGATTGACATCTCGGATAGTCCAAGAGCTTTTGGTTTGCTCTTGCGAGGCGATAAGGAGAAGCTCTATACGTTTACGATCAGTGATGAGGAGACGGATAAGTCGGTCTACGTAAAGAAATTGTGCAACCAGATTGCAGCGCACACCTGCCGTACTGATGCG GACAAGCTTTTGATTTGTCGTACCTCCCAGGAACTGGAGGTGGACATAAGCGATGTGAATGTCAGCACGCTCAGCAAAGCCTTTAAACTGGCGGCCAAAACGCGACTCAAG GTGGGCCGTGCTTTCTCCTTCAACAAGACGCCCAACAAACTGAAACGGGCCGTATCCACGATGATGACTTCGCCGTTTGGCAGCACCAACTCTCTTACACCTGCCTCCCAATTGGCCCAGATGCGTTTGGCCAGCTGCACGAATATAAAT GAGGTTGATGATGAGGACTGTGCAAGCATGCGAAGCAGTTCCCCGTCAACACAATCCGAGATGCTAGTGGTGCCGCCACTTTCGGTGCAACCCACGCGGAAAAACAAGGCCGTTGTTGGCCGCATTTAg
- the LOC117140263 gene encoding protein ECT2 isoform X2 translates to MEMETIEEQSKCEMSITTLPTRICLVGGVGQDADTLQAAESFGLPIVTSDTGLDILGESSDWRTFYVLDDFEGASFEAIHKQKECILGPPALKYAAEMKQTLGQNSRPIYNYAMRGVVTCFTGIRKKDELTKLVNLIHSMGGCIKKDLNTKTTHLICNHSGGEKYQYAKTFRLTVVRPAWVFAAWADRNSLEFDATQENFTKTHRLKAFEGQKICFFGFPVEEHQHMVDVLLENGGVCAELDDPECSHVVMPNTGAVFTSTSTSTDTNPSTLINPPESQIPGSSSASQAGEEEQRKAEQAEIKKIDYSHAETDNGMRLDIDQEQKEKQGIEDEDDIHFDERLFVEAADIINHREDQLPESDEEDQEEEQKPKVEEVLKEQEVEEDVQASTPKSSKIRTSLKAATPLSSPEMDGIALDFEGTTQNISPILKAIDECDLETDDLPPSENDLKRKRESFDNVSLMSVDSFALPASTKKPKLIRTGSISRTLRRSVSFVAEPLMKTLRPRRSSVADASSFIGSEAADNSICSLASSINLTLNDSIRKPVKEKLRSFCGRITRSSSRRHDRGVEGTPECTTLLDSGFKTPKAPKLRSTATPKTAKRLFGPVSGVVSALTLTNPSTPTPNPNPNTNCTATLDVNDASTHTFAFCAAAVMPAMPSSSSSSPILSTSIAVHSSVQVIKTPEESTTRRHSPAPIEEPMAMVVDEHTTLTKPEPKNNHTHILKSDWFWYTIQNGYANEMDYLFGDYLDSITNTPNTDRRDSLPISFNKRKRKRFSQRIQLEGTPLGSGKRRSSVSDAGLLSVSNSLFDCTTSPDKLESDKLLHAEPEASDATPAKKSMRFNHFMDFYTTESNYVGILDTILNLFKNKLEELAETNDPLLNKSEIKTIFGNFLPIHEVHQSMLEHLRKLHANWREDCLIGDIIIQHRDELIKAYPPYVNFFEQMKEQLQYCDREYPRFHAFLKINQTKPECGRQGLQDLMIRPVQRLPSISLLLNDILKHTTSGNADHGRLEEALKAIKQVTLHINEDKRRTESRMAIFDIFNDIEGCPAHLVSSNRSFILKCEVNELSDSLSGRGDSLVLYLFSDSIELCKRRSKGFNTAKSPSTAKTHKHLKLISLNTIRLVIDISDSPRAFGLLLRGDKEKLYTFTISDEETDKSVYVKKLCNQIAAHTCRTDADKLLICRTSQELEVDISDVNVSTLSKAFKLAAKTRLKVGRAFSFNKTPNKLKRAVSTMMTSPFGSTNSLTPASQLAQMRLASCTNINEVDDEDCASMRSSSPSTQSEMLVVPPLSVQPTRKNKAVVGRI, encoded by the exons AGATGTCCATAACAACGCTGCCCACGCGCATCTGCCTGGTGGGAGGCGTCGGCCAGGACGCGGACACGCTGCAGGCAGCCGAATCCTTTGGCCTGCCCATCGTTACGTCGGACACGGGTCTGGACATCCTCGGGGAGTCGTCGGACTGGCGAACGTTCTACGTGCTGGACGACTTCGAGGGTGCCAGCTTCGAGGCGATACACAAGCAAAAGGAATG CATTCTGGGACCGCCGGCTTTGAAGTACGCGGCCGAGATGAAACAGACACTGGGCCAGAACTCGCGGCCCATTTACAATTACGCGATGCGCGGCGTGGTCACTTGTTTTACGGGCATACGCAAGAAGGATGAGCTG acGAAGCTGGTTAATCTCATTCACTCGATGGGCGGCTGCATCAAGAAGGACCTGAACACGAAGACCACGCATTTGATTTGCAACCACAGTGGCGGCGAAAAGTACCA gtacGCCAAAACCTTTCGGTTGACCGTGGTTCGTCCTGCTTGGGTGTTTGCCGCTTGGGCGGATCGTAATTCGCTGGAGTTCGATGCCACGCAAGAGAACTTCACCAAGACGCATCGCCTGAAGGCATTCGAGGGTCAAAAGATTTGCTTCTTTGGATTCCCTGTGGAGGAGCATCAGCATATGGTGGATGTGCTTTTAGAAAACGGAGGCGTTTGTGCCGAGCTCGATGATCCGGAGTGCTCTCATGTC GTGATGCCCAATACGGGCGCAGTATTTACAAGCACTAGCACTAGCACAGATACTAACCCAAGCACCCTAATTAACCCACCCGAATCCCAAATCCCAGGCAGTAGTAGTGCTTCGCAGGCGGGCGAAGAAGAGCAGCGAAAGGCTGAGCAGGCGGAAATCAAAAAGATCGATTACTCACACGCCGAAACGGACAATGGAATGAGATTGGACATTGACCAGGAGCAAAAAGAGAAGCAAGGCATTGAAGACGAAGATGACATACACTTTGACGAGCGCCTGTTTGTGGAGGCGGCCGATATTATAAACCACAGAGAGGACCAATTGCCTGAATCAGATGAAGAAGaccaggaggaggagcagaaACCCAAGGTCGAGGAGGTTCTAAAAGAACAGGAAGTTGAGGAGGATGTGCAAGCCAGCACGCCAAAGAGTAGTAAAATAAGAACTAGCTTAAAGGCTGCCACGCCTCTTAGCTCACCCGAAATGGATGGCATTGCTTTGGACTTCGAGGGCACCACCCAGAACATTTCACCCATTTTAAAAGCTATTGACGAGTGTGACTTAGAGACAGATGATCTGCCGCCTTCGGAGAATGATCTAAAGCGCAAGAGGGAAAGCTTCGACAATGTGTCGCTGATGTCAGTGGATTCCTTTGCCCTGCCGGCGAGCACGAAAAAACCCAAACTCATACGCACAGGATCAATTTCGAGGACTCTTCGGCGATCTGTTAGCTTTGTTGCCGAACCATTGATGAAAACCTTAAGACCGCGCAGGAGTTCAGTGGCGGACGCATCCAGTTTCATTGGAAGCGAGGCAGCCGATAATTCAATTTGCTCACTAGCCTCCTCAATAAATTTAACCCTAAATGACTCCATCAGAAAGCCAGTCAAGGAGAAGCTGCGCAGCTTTTGCGGCAGGATCACAAGAAGCAGCAGTCGCAGGCATGACAGAGGTGTCGAGGGCACTCCGGAATGTACCACCCTTTTGGACAGTGGCTTCAAGACGCCAAAAGCACCCAAGCTCAGATCTACGGCCACGCCCAAAACAGCCAAGCGACTCTTCGGCCCCGTCTCCGGTGTTGTTTCCGCATTGACCCTTACTAACCCATCCACACCCACCCCGAATCCTAATCCGAATACGAATTGCACCGCCACTTTGGATGTCAACGATGCCTCCACCCACACATTCGCTTTCTGTGCTGCTGCCGTTATGCCTGCaatgccatcatcatcatcgtcatctcCCATACTATCGACTTCGATTGCTGTACATAGCTCGGTGCAAGTAATTAAGACTCCCGAAGAGTCGACAACGAGGCGTCACAGCCCCGCGCCCATAGAAGAACCCATGGCAATG GTGGTTGACGAGCACACGACATTGACAAAGCCGGAGCCGAAGAATAATCACACGCATATCCTGAAATCAGACTGGTTCTGGTATACCATACAGAATGGCTATGCCAATGAGATGGACTATCTGTTTGGCGAC TATTTGGATAGCATCACGAATACACCGAACACAGATCGTCGGGATTCCTTACCCATTAGCTTTAACAAAAGGAAACGCAAGCGTTTTTCGCAACGCATCCAGCTGGAGGGTACTCCGTTGGGTTCCGGAAAACGACGATCCTCCGTTTCGGATGCCGGTCTACTGTCCGTATCAAATAGTTTGTTCGATTGCACCACCAGTCCGGATAAACTGGAGTCGGATAAGCTGCTGCATGCCGAGCCGGAGGCGAGTGATGCCACTCCAGCCAAGAAATCGATGCGCTTTAATCACTTTATGGACTTTTATACCACAGAGTCCAACTACGTGGGCATATTGGACACCATACTGAAT CTTTTTAAAAACAAGTTGGAAGAGTTGGCCGAAACCAATGATCCGCTGCTCAATAAGTCGGAGATCAAGACGATCTTTGGCAACTTCCTGCCTATCCACGAGGTACACCAAAGCATGCTGGAGCATCTGCGCAAGTTGCACGCTAACTGGCGGGAGGATTGTCTTATTGGAGACATAATCATTCAACATCGCGACGAGCTGATAAAGGCGTATCCACCATACGTCAACTTCTTCGAGCAGATGAAGGAGCAATTGCAGTACTGCGATCGGGAATATCCGCGTTTCCACGCCTTTCTGAAGATTAATCAAACGAAACCGGAGTGCGGACGCCAAGGTCTTCAGGATCTGATGATCCGTCCGGTTCAGCGACTGCCCAGTATCAGTCTGCTGCTAAATGATATCCTGAAACACACGACTAGTGGCAATGCGGATCACGGACGTTTGGAGGAGGCTCTGAAAGCCATCAAGCAGGTGACACTGCACATCAACGAGGACAAAAGGCGGACAGAATCGCGCATGGCCATCTTCGATATATTCAACGATATCGAAGGGTGTCCGGCGCATCTAGTGAGTTCCAACCGCAGCTTTATCCTAAAGTGTGAGGTGAACGAGCTCTCCGATTCGCTGAGCGGTCGTGGTGATAGCCTGGTCCTGTACCTGTTCTCCGATTCCATTGAGCTGTGCAAGCGGCGTTCTAAAGGATTCAACACTGCCAAGTCGCCaagcacggccaagacgcATAAGCATCTCAAACTGATATCCCTGAATACGATCCGGCTAGTGATTGACATCTCGGATAGTCCAAGAGCTTTTGGTTTGCTCTTGCGAGGCGATAAGGAGAAGCTCTATACGTTTACGATCAGTGATGAGGAGACGGATAAGTCGGTCTACGTAAAGAAATTGTGCAACCAGATTGCAGCGCACACCTGCCGTACTGATGCG GACAAGCTTTTGATTTGTCGTACCTCCCAGGAACTGGAGGTGGACATAAGCGATGTGAATGTCAGCACGCTCAGCAAAGCCTTTAAACTGGCGGCCAAAACGCGACTCAAG GTGGGCCGTGCTTTCTCCTTCAACAAGACGCCCAACAAACTGAAACGGGCCGTATCCACGATGATGACTTCGCCGTTTGGCAGCACCAACTCTCTTACACCTGCCTCCCAATTGGCCCAGATGCGTTTGGCCAGCTGCACGAATATAAAT GAGGTTGATGATGAGGACTGTGCAAGCATGCGAAGCAGTTCCCCGTCAACACAATCCGAGATGCTAGTGGTGCCGCCACTTTCGGTGCAACCCACGCGGAAAAACAAGGCCGTTGTTGGCCGCATTTAg
- the LOC117140263 gene encoding protein ECT2 isoform X4, with product MEMETIEEQSKCEMSITTLPTRICLVGGVGQDADTLQAAESFGLPIVTSDTGLDILGESSDWRTFYVLDDFEGASFEAIHKQKECILGPPALKYAAEMKQTLGQNSRPIYNYAMRGVVTCFTGIRKKDELTKLVNLIHSMGGCIKKDLNTKTTHLICNHSGGEKYQYAKTFRLTVVRPAWVFAAWADRNSLEFDATQENFTKTHRLKAFEGQKICFFGFPVEEHQHMVDVLLENGGVCAELDDPECSHVVVDEHTTLTKPEPKNNHTHILKSDWFWYTIQNGYANEMDYLFGDYLDSITNTPNTDRRDSLPISFNKRKRKRFSQRIQLEGTPLGSGKRRSSVSDAGLLSVSNSLFDCTTSPDKLESDKLLHAEPEASDATPAKKSMRFNHFMDFYTTESNYVGILDTILNLFKNKLEELAETNDPLLNKSEIKTIFGNFLPIHEVHQSMLEHLRKLHANWREDCLIGDIIIQHRDELIKAYPPYVNFFEQMKEQLQYCDREYPRFHAFLKINQTKPECGRQGLQDLMIRPVQRLPSISLLLNDILKHTTSGNADHGRLEEALKAIKQVTLHINEDKRRTESRMAIFDIFNDIEGCPAHLVSSNRSFILKCEVNELSDSLSGRGDSLVLYLFSDSIELCKRRSKGFNTAKSPSTAKTHKHLKLISLNTIRLVIDISDSPRAFGLLLRGDKEKLYTFTISDEETDKSVYVKKLCNQIAAHTCRTDADKLLICRTSQELEVDISDVNVSTLSKAFKLAAKTRLKVGRAFSFNKTPNKLKRAVSTMMTSPFGSTNSLTPASQLAQMRLASCTNINEVDDEDCASMRSSSPSTQSEMLVVPPLSVQPTRKNKAVVGRI from the exons AGATGTCCATAACAACGCTGCCCACGCGCATCTGCCTGGTGGGAGGCGTCGGCCAGGACGCGGACACGCTGCAGGCAGCCGAATCCTTTGGCCTGCCCATCGTTACGTCGGACACGGGTCTGGACATCCTCGGGGAGTCGTCGGACTGGCGAACGTTCTACGTGCTGGACGACTTCGAGGGTGCCAGCTTCGAGGCGATACACAAGCAAAAGGAATG CATTCTGGGACCGCCGGCTTTGAAGTACGCGGCCGAGATGAAACAGACACTGGGCCAGAACTCGCGGCCCATTTACAATTACGCGATGCGCGGCGTGGTCACTTGTTTTACGGGCATACGCAAGAAGGATGAGCTG acGAAGCTGGTTAATCTCATTCACTCGATGGGCGGCTGCATCAAGAAGGACCTGAACACGAAGACCACGCATTTGATTTGCAACCACAGTGGCGGCGAAAAGTACCA gtacGCCAAAACCTTTCGGTTGACCGTGGTTCGTCCTGCTTGGGTGTTTGCCGCTTGGGCGGATCGTAATTCGCTGGAGTTCGATGCCACGCAAGAGAACTTCACCAAGACGCATCGCCTGAAGGCATTCGAGGGTCAAAAGATTTGCTTCTTTGGATTCCCTGTGGAGGAGCATCAGCATATGGTGGATGTGCTTTTAGAAAACGGAGGCGTTTGTGCCGAGCTCGATGATCCGGAGTGCTCTCATGTC GTGGTTGACGAGCACACGACATTGACAAAGCCGGAGCCGAAGAATAATCACACGCATATCCTGAAATCAGACTGGTTCTGGTATACCATACAGAATGGCTATGCCAATGAGATGGACTATCTGTTTGGCGAC TATTTGGATAGCATCACGAATACACCGAACACAGATCGTCGGGATTCCTTACCCATTAGCTTTAACAAAAGGAAACGCAAGCGTTTTTCGCAACGCATCCAGCTGGAGGGTACTCCGTTGGGTTCCGGAAAACGACGATCCTCCGTTTCGGATGCCGGTCTACTGTCCGTATCAAATAGTTTGTTCGATTGCACCACCAGTCCGGATAAACTGGAGTCGGATAAGCTGCTGCATGCCGAGCCGGAGGCGAGTGATGCCACTCCAGCCAAGAAATCGATGCGCTTTAATCACTTTATGGACTTTTATACCACAGAGTCCAACTACGTGGGCATATTGGACACCATACTGAAT CTTTTTAAAAACAAGTTGGAAGAGTTGGCCGAAACCAATGATCCGCTGCTCAATAAGTCGGAGATCAAGACGATCTTTGGCAACTTCCTGCCTATCCACGAGGTACACCAAAGCATGCTGGAGCATCTGCGCAAGTTGCACGCTAACTGGCGGGAGGATTGTCTTATTGGAGACATAATCATTCAACATCGCGACGAGCTGATAAAGGCGTATCCACCATACGTCAACTTCTTCGAGCAGATGAAGGAGCAATTGCAGTACTGCGATCGGGAATATCCGCGTTTCCACGCCTTTCTGAAGATTAATCAAACGAAACCGGAGTGCGGACGCCAAGGTCTTCAGGATCTGATGATCCGTCCGGTTCAGCGACTGCCCAGTATCAGTCTGCTGCTAAATGATATCCTGAAACACACGACTAGTGGCAATGCGGATCACGGACGTTTGGAGGAGGCTCTGAAAGCCATCAAGCAGGTGACACTGCACATCAACGAGGACAAAAGGCGGACAGAATCGCGCATGGCCATCTTCGATATATTCAACGATATCGAAGGGTGTCCGGCGCATCTAGTGAGTTCCAACCGCAGCTTTATCCTAAAGTGTGAGGTGAACGAGCTCTCCGATTCGCTGAGCGGTCGTGGTGATAGCCTGGTCCTGTACCTGTTCTCCGATTCCATTGAGCTGTGCAAGCGGCGTTCTAAAGGATTCAACACTGCCAAGTCGCCaagcacggccaagacgcATAAGCATCTCAAACTGATATCCCTGAATACGATCCGGCTAGTGATTGACATCTCGGATAGTCCAAGAGCTTTTGGTTTGCTCTTGCGAGGCGATAAGGAGAAGCTCTATACGTTTACGATCAGTGATGAGGAGACGGATAAGTCGGTCTACGTAAAGAAATTGTGCAACCAGATTGCAGCGCACACCTGCCGTACTGATGCG GACAAGCTTTTGATTTGTCGTACCTCCCAGGAACTGGAGGTGGACATAAGCGATGTGAATGTCAGCACGCTCAGCAAAGCCTTTAAACTGGCGGCCAAAACGCGACTCAAG GTGGGCCGTGCTTTCTCCTTCAACAAGACGCCCAACAAACTGAAACGGGCCGTATCCACGATGATGACTTCGCCGTTTGGCAGCACCAACTCTCTTACACCTGCCTCCCAATTGGCCCAGATGCGTTTGGCCAGCTGCACGAATATAAAT GAGGTTGATGATGAGGACTGTGCAAGCATGCGAAGCAGTTCCCCGTCAACACAATCCGAGATGCTAGTGGTGCCGCCACTTTCGGTGCAACCCACGCGGAAAAACAAGGCCGTTGTTGGCCGCATTTAg